A genomic window from Candidatus Methylomirabilota bacterium includes:
- a CDS encoding branched-chain amino acid ABC transporter substrate-binding protein, translated as MCRWRWLGIFWGAALAVVATIPMDATAQQCPKGKLRIYTSWPMQGAMIPEGTGMKNGVDLAVSEAGGAVAGYCLEIINLDDASPQTGKWDGAVEAENANKAVADPLAIIYIGTYNSGAAKVSIPINNRAHMAQITPANTYPGLTKKQGAAPGEPEIYRPMGFVNYFRPVPADDIQGAVGAKWAKRLGAKKVYVLNDQELYGKGIADVFEATAKKIGLAIVANEGIDWKQPDQKPVLTKVRASGADLVYMGGVIETGAQVIIRQMKEVGLVAPRVRFMGPDGLLEEELLKGATCEVAMATEMRVTFAGLPFEKMKGIGAKTYEEYKKRFGKEPTAYALYAAEAGRVAIDGIKRAASAIERAKDITEKREAVRKAISTTKNFDGINGKWSFDANGDVDYDTMSGFKVVKADTPIGCKFQFESILE; from the coding sequence ATGTGCAGGTGGAGATGGCTGGGAATATTCTGGGGCGCCGCGCTCGCCGTAGTGGCCACGATTCCGATGGACGCCACCGCTCAGCAGTGTCCGAAGGGCAAGCTTCGCATCTACACCTCGTGGCCGATGCAGGGGGCGATGATCCCCGAGGGCACGGGCATGAAGAACGGCGTCGATCTGGCGGTGTCCGAGGCCGGCGGCGCCGTCGCCGGCTACTGTCTCGAAATCATCAATCTCGACGACGCCTCCCCGCAGACGGGCAAGTGGGACGGCGCGGTCGAGGCGGAGAACGCGAACAAGGCGGTGGCCGACCCGCTCGCCATCATCTACATCGGGACCTACAATTCCGGCGCGGCCAAGGTCTCGATCCCCATCAACAACCGCGCCCACATGGCCCAGATCACCCCGGCCAACACTTATCCGGGGCTGACCAAGAAGCAGGGCGCCGCGCCGGGTGAGCCCGAGATCTATCGACCGATGGGGTTTGTCAACTACTTCCGCCCGGTGCCGGCCGACGACATCCAGGGCGCGGTCGGCGCCAAGTGGGCGAAGCGCCTCGGCGCCAAGAAGGTGTACGTCCTCAACGATCAGGAGCTGTACGGCAAGGGGATCGCCGACGTCTTCGAGGCCACCGCCAAGAAGATCGGGCTCGCCATCGTGGCCAACGAGGGCATCGACTGGAAGCAGCCCGACCAGAAGCCCGTCCTGACCAAGGTGCGCGCCTCCGGCGCCGACCTCGTCTACATGGGCGGCGTCATCGAGACGGGTGCGCAGGTCATCATCCGCCAGATGAAGGAAGTTGGGCTGGTGGCGCCCCGGGTGCGGTTCATGGGGCCGGACGGCCTCCTCGAGGAAGAGCTGCTCAAGGGCGCGACCTGCGAGGTGGCCATGGCCACCGAGATGCGGGTGACCTTCGCCGGTCTTCCCTTCGAGAAGATGAAGGGGATCGGGGCCAAGACCTACGAGGAGTACAAGAAGCGGTTCGGGAAGGAGCCCACCGCCTACGCTCTCTACGCCGCGGAGGCGGGCCGGGTCGCCATCGACGGGATCAAGCGCGCGGCCTCGGCGATCGAGCGCGCCAAGGACATCACCGAGAAGCGGGAGGCGGTGCGCAAGGCGATCTCGACCACCAAGAACTTCGACGGGATCAACGGGAAGTGGAGCTTCGACGCCAACGGTGACGTCGACTACGACACGATGTCCGGCTTCAAGGTGGTGAAGGCCGACACCCCGATCGGCTGCAAGTTCCAGTTCGAGTCCATCCTCGAGTAG
- a CDS encoding branched-chain amino acid ABC transporter permease, which yields MNWHEVLIQQTINGVTRGAVFALIALGYTMVYGIIGLINFAHGDVFMLGLFISLSYFTLLGIATTLHGWHLVAVLPLVFLLTMLTTGAINVAIDRVAYRPLRHAFRLAPLITAIGVSFMLENLALIWKGPAPIAYPDLFPSVDILREWVGMESLLFITTKDVLVLATTIPLMVALQYFVTRTRWGKAMRATAQDKETALSMGIDVEKTIILTFFIGGALAGAAGLIQGLYYNIGMWWMGYQAGLRAFTAAVLGGIGSMPGAALGGLLIGFLSAWSDQYISARWTNAIVFSILILVLVFRPQGLLGERSPDKA from the coding sequence TTGAACTGGCACGAGGTCCTGATCCAGCAGACGATCAACGGGGTCACCCGCGGGGCCGTCTTCGCCCTCATCGCCCTCGGCTACACGATGGTCTACGGGATCATCGGCCTGATCAACTTCGCCCACGGCGATGTCTTCATGCTGGGCCTCTTCATCTCGCTCAGCTACTTCACCTTGCTCGGCATCGCCACCACGCTGCACGGCTGGCACCTGGTCGCCGTCCTGCCTCTCGTCTTCCTCCTCACCATGCTGACCACGGGGGCGATCAACGTTGCTATTGACCGCGTGGCCTACCGTCCCCTCCGCCACGCGTTTCGGCTCGCGCCGCTGATCACCGCGATCGGCGTCTCGTTCATGCTCGAGAACCTCGCCCTGATCTGGAAGGGCCCCGCCCCGATCGCCTACCCCGATCTGTTCCCGTCCGTGGACATTCTCCGGGAGTGGGTCGGCATGGAGTCGCTGCTGTTCATCACGACCAAGGACGTCCTGGTGCTGGCCACCACCATTCCCCTCATGGTCGCGCTCCAGTACTTCGTGACCCGGACACGGTGGGGCAAAGCGATGCGGGCGACCGCGCAGGACAAGGAGACCGCGCTGTCCATGGGGATCGACGTCGAGAAGACGATCATCCTGACCTTCTTCATCGGGGGCGCCCTGGCGGGAGCAGCCGGCCTCATCCAGGGCCTCTACTACAACATCGGGATGTGGTGGATGGGCTACCAGGCCGGCCTCCGCGCCTTCACGGCGGCGGTGCTGGGCGGCATCGGGAGCATGCCCGGGGCGGCCCTCGGCGGCCTGCTCATCGGCTTCCTCTCCGCGTGGAGCGACCAGTACATCTCGGCGCGCTGGACGAACGCGATCGTGTTCTCGATCCTGATCCTGGTCCTGGTCTTCCGACCGCAGGGACTCCTCGGCGAGCGCTCTCCGGACAAGGCATGA